A portion of the Gossypium arboreum isolate Shixiya-1 chromosome 8, ASM2569848v2, whole genome shotgun sequence genome contains these proteins:
- the LOC108473108 gene encoding uncharacterized protein LOC108473108, with protein sequence MFIAEYECAFTRLSKYAKELIADEVDMSIRCEWGLNEEIYVPLLPLHLQEFPILVYRAQRLEEGLSHSKEKIMGKRLAMSSLPPSSFKKSRDFRGSRYLSQVGGPKIKSQTWPSQQTTSMAITGGSGRKSMTHYCSKMLENTLEQSIKSILAQKGNKQSRIVSHVRKEQRPTREKVGRSKSRMPRTYAIWTQEEGDALDVITSEFSLFDTIVIALINLGSIHSYICTLLVREKELPVEFTKQKVIMTNPFRQCKRVNKIYRRCPLKIQECEFLVDLMALSFREFDVILGMDWLSEYGVMVDCKRKRISLRTLDGNGMIVIGENYSTLFNVVSTMEAFKLVRKGHIAYLAYIFNARVSSLKIEEIPMVRE encoded by the exons ATGTTTATTGCTGAATATGAATGTGCATTTACCAGGTTGAGTAAATATGCTAAAGAGTTAATAGCAGATGAAGTAGATATGTCTATAAGATGTGAATggggattgaatgaagaaatttATGTTCCGCTTTTACCCTTACATCTACAAGAATTTCCTATTTTGGTTTATAGAGCACAACGACTTGAGGAAGGATTAAGTCATTCAAAAGAGAAGATTATGGGAAAAAGGCTAGCTATGAGTTCTTTGCCACCATCTTCATTTAAAAAGAGTAGAGATTTTAGAGGTTCTAGGTACTTATCACAGGTCGGAGGACCAAAAATCAAAAGTCAGACTTGGCCGTCACAGCAAACCACATCAATGGCTATTACGGGAGGCTCAGGAAGAAAATCAATGACACATT ATTGTTCGAAGATGCTTGAGAATACTTTAGAACAATCAATAAAGAGTATTCTAGCTCAAAAAGGAAATAAACAGTCTAGAATAGTTAGTCATGTTCGTAAAGAGCAAAGGCCAACAAGAGAGAAAGTTGGTAGATCTAAGAGTCGCATGCCTCGAACATATGCAATTTGGACTCAAGAAGAAGGAGATGCTTTAGATGTGATCACTAGTGAATTCTCTttatttgatactattgtgattgctttaattaatTTGGGTTCCATACATTCTTACATTTGCACTTTATTAGTAAGAGAGAAAGAATTGCCTGTAGAGTTTACTAAACAAAAAGTCATAATGACAAATCCTTTTAGACAATGCAAGAGAGTGAATAAGATTTATAGGAGATGTCCTTTAAAAATTCAAGAATGTGAGTTTCTAGTAGACCTTATGGCTCTTTCATTTCGTGAATTTGAtgtgatattgggcatggattggttgtcCGAATATGGAGTTATGGTTGACTGTAAAAGGAAGAGAATTTCTTTGAGAACTCTAGATGGCAATGGAATGATAGTGATTGGTGAGAATTACAGTACCTTATTTAATGTTGTATCGACAATGGAAGCTTTTAAGCTGGTGAGAAAAGGTCATATTGCTTATCTTGCTTACATTTTCAATGCTCGTGTATCTAGTCTGAAGATTGAGGAAATACCAATGGTTAGAGAGTAA